ATTTAACCACTGCACTGTCAACATTAGGTGATGGGTTAAAAGAGCTCGCTGGTACTTTGATTGCTAACGTCGCTTGTGCAAAGTATTGGATGGTTAACGTTAGTACGCCATAACTTTTCGTTCCAACTACCGCATTTAATCGGTCAGCTACCTCACGTTGCATCATAACTACGATATTATCCCAATTAATATTAGCTCGGAGAAGCTGAATGAGAATAGGAGTGGTAATATAATATGGTAAATTGGCGACAATTTTTACATGAGCATTGTCACCGAACTCTTCGCTAATGACTGTCCCTAAATCGACCTTTAACACATCATTTTCGATTACCTTAACATTATCATAAGGTTTCAAAGTGTCAGCTAAAACTTCAACCATTTGCGAATCAATTTCAAAAGCCAACACCTTTTTAGCTGAGCGAGCTAATTGCTCGGTTAAAGCACCAATTCCTGGGCCGATTTCAATAACATAATCCTCTGCAGTAATTTCGGCTGCTTCGACAATATTATGTAGTACATTTAAATCTGTCAAAAAGTTTTGACCAAATTTTTTCTTAGCTCGTAAGCCATATTCATTTAAAATAGCCTGTGTTCTCGTTGGATTGGCTATGTCAATTGTCTGTGCCATTTTAATATTTTCCTTTAAATACATCTTCCACTTGCGTACGTCGAATACCAAATGCTTGCAATCGTTTCAACAATTGTTTTCCGTTTGCATAACCAATATGCAACTGCTCACCAACAAGCGCCCGCTTAACACGCGCTTCTGGCCCACTGAGTAGTCCTAGATCTAGAAGAAATGAACGATCAATATCTGAAGTTATCCCAATTGTGTGCACTGGTGCAATAACATTGGCCAATGCATTTCGCAACGTATCTGGCGTTGCGTGTTCAACACCCAATGATTTATGCGGATTATCTTTTGTTGCACGTGCTTCTGCCTGCGTCAAGTAGGCTTGTTTAGCTGTTGGTACTGCTTCTGTAACCATATGACGAATACGTTGGCCATTAAAATCTGGGTCAGTTAAGATAATTATTCCTCGCGTTTTAGCTGCTAATTTAGCTCGCTCAATGGCATCTTCA
The Leuconostoc suionicum genome window above contains:
- the rnmV gene encoding ribonuclease M5 → MNELPKINEMVVVEGRSDTQNLARAVIADTIETGGSAVNEDAIERAKLAAKTRGIIILTDPDFNGQRIRHMVTEAVPTAKQAYLTQAEARATKDNPHKSLGVEHATPDTLRNALANVIAPVHTIGITSDIDRSFLLDLGLLSGPEARVKRALVGEQLHIGYANGKQLLKRLQAFGIRRTQVEDVFKGKY
- the rsmA gene encoding 16S rRNA (adenine(1518)-N(6)/adenine(1519)-N(6))-dimethyltransferase RsmA; this encodes MAQTIDIANPTRTQAILNEYGLRAKKKFGQNFLTDLNVLHNIVEAAEITAEDYVIEIGPGIGALTEQLARSAKKVLAFEIDSQMVEVLADTLKPYDNVKVIENDVLKVDLGTVISEEFGDNAHVKIVANLPYYITTPILIQLLRANINWDNIVVMMQREVADRLNAVVGTKSYGVLTLTIQYFAQATLAIKVPASSFNPSPNVDSAVVKLTPLKPTTVVDDVGKLFGVIKGGFSHRRKSLWNNMLQTYGKDARTKEQLTVALKSAQIDPAIRAERLNLEQFTQLYLALCDQNLIQ